From Bombus huntii isolate Logan2020A chromosome 4, iyBomHunt1.1, whole genome shotgun sequence, one genomic window encodes:
- the LOC126864772 gene encoding mucin-5AC-like yields MSTLNNSVIICYENSKPRKEKVSSKKKKVQKHVKRTFYESPLRHIQLSNKRWAQAQKRLSCNTNQVFNKRKDSFCFAKESLQDSVIILSDNENELNNKDDESKQELQTRKRFLDLSINGEGNPQCNSNETLSQTKTAVEGPPRKKRKKNIVALSENNSTCPSVSNTIIDLDDENIALVSDSINQSLDDIVVVWSSTKTIPSSGETIPSSVETVPSSVETVPPSAETVAPSTETVPQSVKIPVPSAKTPPLSVKTPTCAKVPPQSVKSSPCAKTSLLSIETFVPSVNQSEEEPIDRKKNDRIFMIDTTPNKNNLSCLQSNEDILQQHETNTEKDAKNKKVEEEESVITCLPFSKRRLKFPKPHNISKNIIMIKPKTTQRLRNFKRPVTNYTTSTFTSTTSTMSTTFNTSATSTISTTFNTSIIPTISTIYTSTIDTSTIPTISSTSTLPLVYNMPVAYNYPNLYDFSNPGFQTTFEPSFISYPQLSTTGSSVPQPLNSLREIVIDGNNIAMAYRKHKIFAEEGIKIVVEYFQKRGHSVKVFVPHYRRSLNHPLLEKLYTDGIVIFTPSRVIGGKRITPYDDRYILEYATMCGGIVVSSDQYRDLYLEKPEWRDTIEKRLLIPTFVGNYVMFPEDPLGRGGPTLEEFLRH; encoded by the exons atgaGCACTTTAAACAACTCTGTTATAATTTGTTACGAAAATTCAAAACcaaggaaagaaaaagtatcttcaaaaaaaaaaaaagtacaaaaaCATGTAAAACGAACATTCTATGAAAGTCCACTGAGACATATCCAATTAAG TAACAAAAGATGGGCACAAGCACAAAAACGACTATCATGTAATACTAACCAAGTCtttaacaaaagaaaagaTTCTTTTTGCTTTGCAAAAGAGTCTTTACAAGATAGCGTTATTATTTTAAGCgataatgaaaatgaattaaataataaagatgATGAAAGTAAACAAGAACTACAAACAAGAAAGAGATTCTTAGATTTGTCAATAAATGGTGAAGGAAATCCTCAATgtaattcaaatgaaacattaAGTCAAACGAAAACTGCAGTAGAAGGACCTCcaaggaagaaaaggaaaaagaacatTGTTGCATTATCAGAAAATAATTCAACTTGTCCTTCAGTATCTAATACAATTATCGATTTAGATGATGAAAACATag cTTTGGTATCAGATTCTATAAATCAAAGTTTAGATGATATTGTTGTGGTATGGTCATCAACAAAAACTATTCCATCATCTGGAGAAACTATTCCATCATCTGTAGAAACTGTTCCATCATCTGTAGAAACTGTTCCACCATCTGCAGAAACTGTTGCACCCTCTACAGAAACTGTTCCACAATCTGTAAAAATTCCTGTGCCAAGTGCAAAAACTCCTCCACTATCTGTAAAAACTCCAACATGTGCAAAAGTTCCTCCACAATCTGTGAAAAGTTCACCATGTGCAAAAACTTCTCTACTCTCCATAGAAACTTTTGTACCATCTGTAAATCAATCAGAAGAAGAACCTATAGATCGAAAGAAGAATGACAGAATTTTTATGATAGATACTACACCAAATAAAAACAATCTTAGTTGCTTACAATCCAATGAAGATATATTGCAACAACATGAAACAAATACTGAAAAGGATgcaaaaaacaaaaaagtagaagaagaagaaagtgtGATAACTTGTTTACCTTTCAGCAAACGTAGATTGAAATTTCCTAAACCTCATAATATAAGCAAGAACATTATAATGATAAAACCAAAGACAACTCAAAGATTAAGAAATTTCAAACGACCAGTAACAAACTATACTACATCTACATTTACATCTACTACATCTACTATGTCCACTACATTTAATACATCTGCTACATCTACTATATCCACTACATTTAATACATCTATTATACCTACTATATCCACTATTTATACATCTACTATTGATACATCTACTATACCTACTATCTCTAGTACAAGTACATTACCACTTGTATATAATATGCCAGTCGCATATAACTATCCtaatttatatgatttttCTAATCCTGGATTTCAAACTACTTTTGAGCCTAGCTTTATATCATATCCCCAATTATCTACAACTGGATCATCTGTACCTCAACCACTTAATAGCTTACGGGAGATAGTTATTGACGGCAACAATATAGCTATGGC gTATcgtaaacataaaatatttgcgGAGGAAGGAATCAAGATAGTCGTAGAGTATTTCCAAAAGAGGGGTCATTCTGTTAAAGTATTTGTACCTCATTATAGAAGATCATTAAACCACCCATTACTTGAAAAGTTATACACAGATGGAATAGTAATTTTTACACCAAGTCGTGTTATTGGTGGTAAACGGATAACTCCTTACGATGATAG GTATATATTAGAATATGCAACAATGTGTGGAGGTATCGTAGTTTCTTCAGACCaatatagagatttatatTTGGAAAAACCAGAGTGGCGTGATACAATTGAAAAGAGATTATTGATCCCAACATTTGTAGGAAATTATGTTATGTTTCCTGAAGATCCTTTAGGTAGGGGTGGTCCTACACTGGAAGAATTTCTAAGACATTGA